The following are encoded together in the Nocardia sp. XZ_19_385 genome:
- the glp gene encoding gephyrin-like molybdotransferase Glp, whose translation MSSRPARSVDEYRETIEQLLRPLAARAVESVPVPEALGRQLAEEVRSPVDLPVFRNSAMDGYAVRAESVASAPVTLPLAGVVAAGNPGETPLPPGGALKVMTGAPIPPGADCVVPVEDTHSDGATVTIERGRAAGEFVREAGTDVRTGDLLVPAGVALNPRHIAALAAVGLAEVPVFEQIRAAVITTGDELVPAGSTLRPGQIYNSNGTALAAALTANGVAVVSVEHSTDDPTEFHELLDEATDSADLVFTSGGVSQGDFEVVKDVLAPLGGTFGPVAVQPGGPQGLTVSDGVPVLSFPGNPVSTMVSFEVFARPILRKLGGLPEIEIRELPLLEAVRSPAGRRQFLRGRVTAEGVEPVSGPGSHLVAGMAWADVLIDVPAEATEVPAGTAVSVRAL comes from the coding sequence ATGAGTTCCCGACCAGCCAGGTCCGTCGACGAGTACCGCGAGACCATCGAGCAGCTGCTGCGCCCCTTGGCGGCGCGTGCGGTCGAGTCCGTCCCGGTTCCCGAGGCACTGGGCCGGCAGCTGGCCGAGGAGGTTCGCTCCCCCGTCGACCTGCCCGTCTTCCGGAATTCCGCCATGGACGGGTACGCGGTGCGCGCCGAATCCGTGGCGTCCGCTCCGGTGACGCTGCCGCTGGCGGGTGTGGTCGCCGCGGGCAATCCCGGCGAGACGCCCTTGCCGCCGGGCGGCGCGCTGAAGGTGATGACGGGCGCGCCGATCCCGCCGGGCGCCGACTGCGTGGTGCCGGTGGAGGACACGCACTCCGACGGTGCCACCGTCACCATCGAACGTGGCCGCGCCGCAGGCGAATTCGTCCGCGAGGCGGGCACCGATGTGCGCACCGGGGATCTGCTGGTGCCCGCCGGTGTCGCGCTGAACCCGCGTCATATCGCGGCGCTCGCGGCGGTCGGGCTGGCCGAGGTGCCGGTGTTCGAGCAGATCCGCGCCGCGGTCATCACCACCGGTGACGAACTCGTCCCGGCCGGGTCCACCTTGCGTCCCGGGCAGATCTACAACTCCAACGGCACTGCCCTGGCGGCCGCGCTCACCGCGAACGGTGTCGCGGTGGTGTCGGTCGAGCACAGCACCGACGACCCCACCGAGTTCCACGAATTGCTGGACGAGGCAACCGATTCCGCCGATCTGGTATTCACCTCCGGCGGCGTCTCCCAGGGCGACTTCGAAGTCGTCAAGGATGTGCTGGCACCGCTCGGCGGGACGTTCGGTCCGGTCGCGGTGCAACCGGGCGGCCCGCAGGGCCTGACCGTCTCCGACGGTGTCCCGGTGCTGAGTTTTCCGGGCAACCCGGTCAGCACGATGGTGTCGTTCGAGGTGTTCGCCCGCCCGATTCTGCGCAAGCTCGGCGGCCTGCCCGAGATCGAGATCCGGGAGCTGCCGCTGCTGGAAGCGGTGCGCTCCCCGGCGGGTCGGCGGCAGTTCCTGCGCGGCCGGGTCACCGCCGAGGGGGTGGAGCCGGTGTCCGGCCCCGGATCGCATCTGGTGGCGGGGATGGCGTGGGCGGATGTGCTGATCGATGTCCCGGCCGAGGCCACCGAGGTGCCCGCCGGGACAGCGGTGAGCGTGCGTGCGCTATGA
- a CDS encoding YciI family protein has product MHYLATLAGREDDSAEPGSPEFEAEVQRYADFEAAAGAAIAGGAALYPAETALIIRRQAGQALVTDGPFTEQAEVVGGFLMLDCKDLDEAIQVARKSPAAESGTIELRPAVMYSPHEVPGADWWMALLWEQPDAVIAPDTPEWDAAVAEHKAFGDKYGAAIRGGGAVRPPSTATTLRVRDGELLLTDGPFPEYAEVVDGFYLFAAPDRAAATEIASQIPCGEKGFVEVRQVVDLSAWQ; this is encoded by the coding sequence ATGCACTATCTGGCGACGTTGGCAGGACGCGAAGACGACAGCGCGGAGCCGGGCAGCCCCGAGTTCGAGGCCGAAGTCCAGCGGTACGCGGATTTCGAAGCGGCGGCGGGTGCCGCGATCGCCGGTGGTGCGGCGCTGTACCCGGCGGAGACGGCGCTGATCATCCGGCGCCAAGCCGGTCAGGCGCTGGTCACCGATGGGCCCTTCACCGAGCAGGCCGAGGTTGTCGGCGGGTTCCTGATGCTGGACTGCAAGGATCTCGACGAAGCCATCCAGGTGGCGCGCAAGAGCCCGGCCGCCGAGTCCGGAACGATCGAGTTGCGCCCGGCCGTCATGTACTCCCCGCACGAGGTCCCGGGGGCGGATTGGTGGATGGCGCTGCTGTGGGAGCAGCCCGATGCGGTGATCGCCCCCGACACCCCGGAATGGGACGCGGCGGTGGCCGAGCACAAGGCATTCGGCGACAAGTACGGTGCCGCGATTCGCGGCGGCGGGGCGGTGCGTCCACCGTCCACCGCCACCACGCTGCGGGTGCGCGACGGTGAATTGCTGCTCACCGACGGGCCTTTCCCCGAGTACGCCGAGGTGGTCGACGGGTTCTATCTGTTCGCCGCTCCCGACCGGGCGGCGGCGACCGAGATCGCGTCGCAGATCCCCTGCGGTGAAAAGGGGTTCGTGGAGGTGCGTCAGGTCGTGGATCTGAGCGCCTGGCAGTGA
- the nadE gene encoding ammonia-dependent NAD(+) synthetase has protein sequence MGSLREQIVTELGVQPSIEPKQEVRRRVDFLKDYLRATPAKGFVLGISGGQDSALAGRLCQLAAEELRAAGYETTFVAVRLPYGVQSDEADARTAMRFIQPDRSVVVNIRPSANAVAAEVASAVKVDKLRDFVRGNIKARERMVVQYAIAGQENLLVVGTDHAAEAVTGFFTKYGDGGVDLTPLTGLTKRQGAALLQELGAPSTIWSKVPTADLEDDRPALPDEEALGLRYSEIDDYLEGKDVTDEVAKKVESVFLNTRHKRTVPVTPLDNWWR, from the coding sequence ATGGGTAGTCTGCGCGAACAGATCGTCACGGAGCTGGGTGTCCAGCCGAGCATCGAACCGAAGCAAGAAGTACGGCGGCGCGTCGATTTCCTCAAGGACTATCTGCGCGCCACTCCCGCAAAGGGTTTCGTGCTCGGGATCAGCGGCGGGCAGGACAGCGCACTGGCCGGTCGACTATGTCAGCTGGCCGCCGAGGAGCTGCGCGCCGCCGGGTATGAAACGACCTTCGTCGCCGTGCGCTTGCCCTACGGCGTGCAGTCCGACGAGGCGGACGCGCGGACCGCGATGCGCTTCATCCAGCCCGACCGGTCGGTTGTGGTCAATATCCGGCCCAGCGCCAATGCCGTTGCCGCCGAGGTGGCCTCCGCGGTGAAGGTGGACAAGCTGCGCGACTTCGTGCGCGGCAATATCAAGGCGCGCGAGCGCATGGTGGTGCAGTACGCCATCGCCGGACAGGAGAACCTGCTGGTCGTGGGCACCGACCACGCGGCCGAGGCGGTAACCGGGTTCTTCACCAAATACGGTGACGGGGGCGTGGATCTGACGCCGCTGACGGGCCTGACCAAGCGGCAGGGCGCGGCGCTGTTGCAGGAGCTCGGCGCACCGTCGACCATCTGGTCCAAGGTGCCGACCGCCGATCTGGAAGACGACCGGCCCGCGCTGCCCGACGAGGAAGCCCTCGGACTCCGCTACAGCGAGATCGACGACTACCTCGAAGGCAAGGACGTCACCGACGAGGTGGCGAAGAAGGTGGAATCCGTCTTCCTGAACACCCGGCACAAGCGCACCGTTCCGGTGACACCCCTCGACAACTGGTGGCGCTGA
- a CDS encoding molybdenum cofactor biosynthesis protein MoaE, with amino-acid sequence MSETAVRVARISDQLLDPAEVEQAVTGPAHGAVVVFTGKVRDHDGGQTVSALEYSAHPDAERFLHKCCAEVAAASGLPVAAVHRVGPLGIGDLAIVVAVAAPHRAEAFSVCAELVDRIKHEVPIWKRQLFADGLSEWVNACG; translated from the coding sequence ATGAGTGAAACAGCCGTAAGAGTCGCCCGGATCAGCGATCAGCTGCTCGATCCCGCCGAGGTGGAGCAGGCGGTGACCGGGCCGGCGCACGGCGCGGTCGTCGTGTTCACCGGCAAGGTCCGCGATCATGATGGCGGACAGACGGTTTCGGCGCTGGAGTACTCCGCGCACCCGGATGCCGAACGCTTCCTGCACAAGTGCTGCGCCGAGGTGGCGGCCGCATCCGGGCTGCCGGTCGCGGCCGTGCACCGGGTCGGCCCGCTGGGCATCGGCGATCTCGCGATCGTCGTCGCGGTCGCCGCCCCGCACCGCGCCGAGGCTTTCAGCGTCTGTGCGGAGCTGGTGGACCGGATCAAGCACGAGGTGCCGATCTGGAAGCGCCAGCTGTTCGCCGACGGCCTCTCCGAATGGGTCAACGCCTGCGGTTGA
- a CDS encoding TetR/AcrR family transcriptional regulator, which translates to MRSTVTYSTSLPGDAAGVRNLLPLSGGLTAEAHERADAARNRQLLLDAAQQLVREQGADGLTMDALAKRAGVGKGTVFRRFGNRSGLMRALLDHSEQKFQGAFMFGPPPLGPGAPALDRLIAFGRARLLDIEVEGELHRAAEIGEGDDRYSGAPYGLLKAHVAMLLRAADAHGELPLLTDGLLAVLGAPLVMHQMNVLGYTREQIGDNWEAFVRRIVE; encoded by the coding sequence GTGAGAAGTACTGTGACCTACAGCACCTCGCTCCCCGGCGATGCGGCCGGCGTACGAAATCTGCTACCGCTGAGTGGCGGCCTGACCGCCGAGGCCCACGAACGTGCCGATGCCGCCCGCAACCGGCAACTGCTGCTCGACGCGGCCCAGCAGCTGGTGCGGGAACAGGGCGCCGACGGCCTGACCATGGACGCGCTCGCCAAACGCGCCGGCGTCGGGAAAGGGACCGTCTTCCGGCGTTTCGGCAACCGGTCCGGACTCATGCGGGCCCTGCTGGATCACTCCGAACAGAAATTCCAGGGCGCGTTCATGTTCGGGCCGCCGCCGCTCGGGCCGGGCGCGCCCGCGCTGGACCGGCTCATCGCGTTCGGCCGGGCCCGGCTGCTCGACATCGAAGTGGAGGGCGAACTGCATCGCGCGGCGGAGATCGGCGAGGGCGACGACCGCTACTCCGGCGCGCCCTACGGCCTGCTCAAGGCGCACGTGGCGATGTTGCTGCGGGCAGCGGATGCGCACGGGGAACTGCCGTTGCTCACCGACGGGCTCCTCGCCGTCCTCGGCGCCCCCTTGGTCATGCACCAGATGAACGTCCTCGGCTACACCCGCGAGCAAATCGGCGACAACTGGGAAGCCTTCGTGCGGCGCATCGTAGAGTGA
- a CDS encoding RNA polymerase sigma factor codes for MTIDPAGIDAVYRAEFGRALATVARLTGDIGLAEDAVQEAFADALRTWPERGLPSNPGAWITTAARNRALDRLRRESARAAKEQDAVRLDRNGFPAPDEELDMAAVADDQLRMIFTCCHPALSAESQVALTLRLVCGLRTAEIARAFLQPEHTVAQRLTRAKAKIRQAGIPLRVPPAHLLPERTPAVLSCVYLVFTEGYFATSGSSAMRDELCDEAIRLGRLLCGLLPDDPEVRALLALMLLNDSRRDQRRSPAGELVPLEEQDRSGWNRAAIESGLRCLISAAAHGHSGPYLAQARIAAAHAAAPRWEETDWAAIVSAYDELAQYSRSPVVQVNRAIALAFRDDFDAGLAALDAVADHPRLAGSHVVAATRADLLRRAGRDAEAAVNYREAVANATNAQVRQFLTRRLAEVED; via the coding sequence GTGACCATCGACCCGGCCGGAATCGACGCTGTCTACCGCGCCGAATTCGGCCGGGCACTGGCCACGGTGGCCCGCCTGACCGGTGATATCGGGCTGGCGGAGGACGCGGTGCAGGAGGCCTTCGCCGACGCACTGCGCACCTGGCCCGAGCGCGGTCTCCCGTCGAATCCGGGCGCGTGGATCACCACCGCCGCCCGCAACCGCGCACTGGACCGGCTGCGGCGCGAATCCGCCAGGGCGGCAAAAGAACAGGACGCGGTACGACTCGACCGGAATGGGTTTCCCGCGCCGGACGAGGAGCTCGACATGGCCGCGGTCGCCGACGACCAGCTGCGGATGATCTTCACCTGCTGCCATCCCGCGCTGTCGGCGGAATCGCAGGTCGCCCTGACCTTGCGGCTGGTGTGCGGGTTGCGCACGGCGGAGATCGCCCGGGCCTTCCTGCAACCGGAACACACTGTGGCGCAACGGCTCACCCGGGCCAAGGCGAAGATCCGGCAGGCGGGCATACCGCTGCGGGTGCCGCCCGCGCACTTGCTGCCCGAGCGCACCCCCGCCGTACTGTCCTGCGTCTACCTGGTCTTCACCGAAGGCTACTTCGCCACGTCGGGTTCCTCCGCCATGCGAGATGAACTGTGCGACGAGGCAATTCGCCTCGGTCGCCTGCTCTGCGGGCTGCTCCCGGACGATCCCGAAGTCCGGGCGCTGCTCGCCCTCATGCTGCTCAACGACAGCCGTCGCGACCAACGCCGTTCCCCCGCGGGCGAGTTGGTTCCGCTGGAAGAGCAGGACCGCTCCGGCTGGAACCGCGCGGCCATCGAGTCGGGCCTGCGCTGCCTGATCTCGGCCGCCGCGCACGGCCACAGCGGCCCCTACCTCGCCCAGGCCCGGATCGCCGCCGCCCACGCCGCCGCTCCGCGCTGGGAGGAAACCGATTGGGCCGCAATCGTTTCCGCATACGACGAACTAGCGCAGTACTCCCGCTCACCGGTGGTGCAGGTCAACCGCGCCATTGCCCTCGCCTTCCGGGACGACTTCGACGCAGGCTTGGCCGCGCTCGACGCCGTCGCCGACCATCCGCGGCTGGCCGGCTCCCACGTGGTCGCGGCCACCCGCGCCGACCTGCTGCGCCGCGCGGGCCGCGACGCTGAGGCCGCCGTGAACTATCGCGAGGCCGTCGCGAACGCGACCAACGCGCAGGTGCGGCAGTTCCTCACCAGACGATTGGCCGAGGTAGAAGACTGA
- a CDS encoding MoaD/ThiS family protein: MVEIRYFAAIADAVGKANETLDLPAEATVADLRTVLADTYGPDLDKMLGVCAYLVGDELTRDPSTVLTPRVDVLPPFAGG; this comes from the coding sequence GTGGTTGAGATCCGCTATTTCGCCGCCATCGCCGACGCGGTCGGTAAGGCGAACGAAACCCTCGACCTCCCGGCCGAGGCTACCGTCGCGGATCTGCGCACCGTTCTCGCCGACACCTACGGGCCCGACCTGGACAAGATGCTCGGTGTCTGCGCCTACCTGGTCGGTGACGAACTCACCCGTGACCCCTCGACAGTGCTGACGCCCCGCGTCGATGTCTTGCCGCCGTTCGCCGGGGGCTGA
- a CDS encoding GTP-binding protein — translation MAERIPVLIVAGFLGSGKTTLLNHLLRNTRGTRIGVVVNDFGAINIDAMLVAGQVDAMVSLGNGCVCCAVDVSELDDMFTKLSEPRARIDVIVVEASGLAEPRNLIRMVVASENPRIRYGGLVEVVDAEQFPASRAQHPELAKHLRLADLVVLNKADRVRAEELAGLRGDVTELVGQVPVYATTHGRIEPGLLFDEPLRETRTVAEQLSFDELLAEHDHDHDDPGHRHLHDDYTSVSFSSEQELDPRRFVDFLEDPPAGLFRAKGFAAFAVAGEHRKFLFHMVGHHLVFEPGTWSRGEPRTTQLVLIGAGLDAETALKRLRDTVHTAGEPLDPQALLSVWRYTPH, via the coding sequence GTGGCTGAGCGGATTCCTGTTCTGATCGTGGCCGGTTTTCTCGGATCGGGGAAGACCACGTTGCTCAACCATCTGCTCCGCAACACCAGGGGCACCCGGATCGGGGTGGTGGTCAACGACTTCGGGGCCATCAATATCGACGCCATGCTGGTGGCCGGGCAGGTCGATGCCATGGTGTCGCTGGGCAACGGCTGTGTGTGCTGCGCGGTCGACGTTTCCGAGCTCGACGACATGTTCACGAAACTGTCCGAACCGCGCGCCCGCATCGATGTGATCGTGGTCGAGGCCAGCGGCCTGGCCGAGCCGCGCAATCTGATCCGGATGGTCGTGGCCAGCGAGAATCCGCGCATCCGGTACGGCGGCCTGGTGGAAGTCGTGGACGCCGAGCAGTTTCCGGCCAGCCGGGCCCAGCATCCGGAGCTGGCCAAGCACCTGCGGCTCGCGGATCTGGTGGTGCTCAACAAGGCCGACCGGGTTCGGGCCGAGGAGCTGGCGGGCCTGCGCGGCGACGTCACCGAGCTGGTCGGGCAGGTTCCGGTCTACGCCACCACGCACGGTCGTATCGAGCCCGGTCTGCTCTTCGACGAGCCGTTGCGGGAAACCCGCACGGTGGCAGAGCAATTGAGCTTCGACGAATTGCTCGCCGAGCACGACCACGACCATGACGACCCGGGTCACCGGCATCTGCACGACGACTACACGAGCGTGTCCTTCAGCAGCGAACAGGAATTGGATCCGCGCCGCTTCGTCGACTTCCTGGAGGATCCGCCCGCCGGACTGTTCCGCGCCAAGGGTTTCGCCGCCTTCGCCGTGGCCGGAGAACACCGGAAGTTCTTGTTCCACATGGTCGGCCACCATCTGGTCTTCGAACCGGGCACGTGGTCCCGCGGCGAACCGCGCACTACCCAGCTGGTGCTGATCGGCGCGGGCCTGGACGCCGAAACCGCGCTGAAACGCCTGCGGGACACCGTCCACACCGCCGGCGAACCGCTGGATCCGCAAGCGTTGCTGAGTGTTTGGCGCTACACCCCGCACTGA
- the moaA gene encoding GTP 3',8-cyclase MoaA, with the protein MTLVEMGIPAVRSGRPSLDGRPETPFLVDRFGRTARDLRVSITEKCSLRCTYCMPEEGLPPIPKDELLTVEEIVRLVVLSVRELGIQEVRFTGGEPLLRRDLEQIIAGCHAQVPEVPLAITTNGVGLKHRARALAEAGLNRVNVSLDTVDRLGFARLTRRDRLESVFAGIRAARDAGLAPIKVNAVLMRETLAGAADLLQWCLDEQCELRFIEEMPLDADQEWARSNMVTAAELLDVLGTRFDLIEAGRADPSAPAEKWLVDGGPATVGIIATVTRKFCDTCDRTRLTADGMLRSCLFSDQEYDLRATLRSGASDDEIATLWRGAMWNKWAGHGIDAADFVPPERTMGAIGG; encoded by the coding sequence GTGACGTTGGTCGAAATGGGCATCCCCGCCGTGCGATCAGGGCGCCCCTCGCTCGACGGGCGTCCGGAAACGCCGTTCCTGGTGGACAGATTCGGCCGCACCGCGCGCGACCTGCGGGTCTCCATCACCGAGAAGTGCTCGCTGCGCTGCACCTATTGCATGCCGGAAGAGGGCCTGCCGCCCATTCCGAAAGATGAACTGCTGACCGTCGAGGAGATCGTCCGGCTGGTCGTGCTCTCGGTACGCGAACTGGGCATCCAAGAGGTGCGCTTCACCGGCGGCGAACCCCTGCTGCGGCGCGATCTGGAGCAGATCATCGCGGGCTGCCACGCACAGGTGCCCGAGGTGCCGTTGGCGATCACCACCAACGGCGTCGGCCTGAAGCATCGTGCCCGCGCCTTGGCCGAAGCCGGACTGAACCGGGTCAACGTCTCCCTCGACACCGTCGACCGGCTCGGGTTCGCTCGCCTCACCCGCCGCGATCGCCTGGAATCGGTCTTCGCCGGTATTCGTGCTGCCCGCGACGCGGGGCTGGCGCCGATCAAGGTGAACGCGGTCCTGATGCGCGAGACCCTGGCCGGAGCGGCGGACCTGCTGCAATGGTGCCTCGACGAGCAGTGCGAACTGCGCTTCATCGAGGAAATGCCGCTGGACGCGGATCAGGAATGGGCGCGGTCCAATATGGTCACCGCCGCCGAACTCCTCGACGTCCTGGGCACCCGTTTCGACCTGATCGAGGCCGGTCGCGCCGACCCGTCCGCCCCGGCCGAGAAATGGCTCGTCGACGGCGGCCCCGCCACCGTCGGCATCATCGCCACGGTGACCCGCAAGTTCTGCGACACCTGCGACCGCACCCGCCTCACCGCCGACGGCATGCTGCGCTCCTGCCTGTTCAGCGACCAGGAATACGATCTGCGCGCGACCTTGCGCTCCGGCGCGAGCGACGACGAGATCGCCACGCTCTGGCGCGGCGCGATGTGGAACAAATGGGCCGGCCACGGCATCGATGCTGCGGACTTCGTGCCCCCGGAACGGACAATGGGAGCCATTGGTGGTTGA
- a CDS encoding AraC family transcriptional regulator ligand-binding domain-containing protein has protein sequence MGSNQVLLLRFVITQLVAAGLDRGHLVRDSGFPEWALETGPDLHVPSAILTRLWELAEHGTGPDIALWVGQRYELNRLGLYDYLFSSAPTLGAGLATCDPYITAVSTNHRFELVSGDRETSLRLSMFEGEGRGRDLTLQFGLAGVLHRARRTLATPVAPIRVSLRQSAPPDLERCAEVFGTTALEFDADEDCLTFRTEDMALPLTTADPMLAAVLRPLAEALPPPPALAAGWSQLVAKALEEALSEGEVSLELVAHRLAISPRTLQRRLREADTTWRTELDRARGIRLRQATTAGQLNRARQAQLLGYANADSMRRAARRWSHAEPG, from the coding sequence ATGGGTTCCAATCAGGTTTTGCTGCTTCGATTCGTCATCACCCAACTCGTTGCCGCGGGGCTGGATCGCGGGCACCTGGTCCGGGATTCCGGCTTCCCCGAATGGGCGCTGGAGACCGGCCCGGATTTGCATGTGCCCAGCGCGATCCTTACCCGGCTCTGGGAACTCGCCGAACACGGCACCGGCCCCGACATCGCGCTGTGGGTGGGGCAGCGCTACGAGCTGAACCGGCTGGGGCTCTACGACTATCTGTTCTCCTCGGCGCCGACGCTCGGGGCCGGATTGGCGACCTGCGATCCGTACATCACGGCGGTCTCCACCAATCACCGATTCGAGTTGGTCAGCGGCGACCGGGAAACCAGCCTGCGCCTGAGCATGTTCGAAGGCGAGGGCCGCGGTCGCGACCTGACCCTGCAGTTCGGACTGGCCGGCGTGCTGCACCGCGCCCGTCGCACGCTCGCCACGCCGGTGGCCCCGATCCGGGTATCGCTGCGGCAATCGGCACCGCCCGATCTCGAGCGGTGCGCCGAGGTATTCGGCACCACCGCACTGGAATTCGACGCGGACGAGGACTGCCTCACCTTCCGCACCGAGGACATGGCGCTACCGCTCACCACCGCCGACCCGATGCTCGCCGCGGTGCTGCGGCCGCTGGCCGAGGCGCTGCCGCCACCGCCGGCACTGGCCGCCGGATGGTCACAGCTCGTCGCGAAGGCGCTGGAGGAGGCCCTGTCCGAGGGCGAGGTGTCGCTGGAGCTGGTAGCGCACCGGCTCGCCATCAGTCCACGCACCCTGCAACGTCGCCTGCGGGAAGCGGACACCACGTGGCGTACGGAACTGGACCGGGCGCGCGGCATCCGTCTGCGGCAGGCCACCACGGCAGGACAGCTGAACCGAGCGCGCCAGGCCCAGTTACTCGGCTACGCGAACGCGGACTCGATGCGCCGGGCCGCGCGCCGTTGGTCGCACGCGGAGCCCGGGTGA
- the moaCB gene encoding bifunctional molybdenum cofactor biosynthesis protein MoaC/MoaB: protein MSELSHVDREGRARMVDVSAKTETTRIAVAAGELQTTAEVVALVRADDMPKADVLSTARIAGIMGAKKTSELIPLCHQLALSSVKVEFGFTDTSITIEAAAKTRGQTGVEMEALTAVAVAGLTLHDMVKAVDPAATLNGVRLLAKEGGKHGHWERPDENGSGTVQPEAVESEDSASESGDPLEQLHEAHRRDPETPEAGSAVVLVASTGAAAGTRDDTTGPVLVDWLAGLGFSVRGPLVYADADISFGLADALRFEPDLVISTGGTGASPTDATPEATLALLDRELPGVAEAIRQRGTAKFPLAALSRGVAGLAGRSVVVNLPGSPGGVKDGIAVLEPLLDHLLAQVAGGGNHE, encoded by the coding sequence ATGAGTGAGTTGTCGCATGTCGATCGTGAGGGCCGGGCCCGCATGGTCGATGTGAGTGCGAAGACCGAGACCACCCGGATCGCGGTCGCGGCGGGCGAGCTGCAGACCACCGCCGAGGTGGTGGCGCTGGTGCGGGCCGACGACATGCCCAAGGCCGACGTGCTGTCCACCGCGCGCATCGCCGGGATCATGGGCGCGAAGAAGACCTCCGAGCTCATCCCGCTGTGCCATCAGTTGGCGCTGTCATCGGTGAAGGTGGAGTTCGGGTTCACCGACACCAGCATCACCATCGAGGCCGCGGCCAAGACCAGGGGCCAGACCGGCGTCGAGATGGAGGCGCTGACCGCCGTCGCGGTGGCCGGGCTGACCCTGCACGACATGGTCAAGGCCGTGGATCCGGCGGCGACACTGAACGGCGTCCGCCTGCTCGCCAAAGAGGGCGGCAAGCACGGACATTGGGAACGCCCGGACGAAAACGGAAGCGGCACAGTCCAACCCGAGGCCGTCGAATCCGAGGACAGCGCAAGCGAATCCGGTGACCCGCTGGAGCAGCTGCACGAGGCGCACCGCCGCGATCCGGAGACCCCGGAGGCCGGATCCGCGGTGGTCCTCGTCGCCTCGACCGGCGCGGCCGCCGGCACCCGGGACGACACCACCGGCCCGGTGCTGGTGGATTGGCTTGCCGGACTGGGCTTCTCGGTGCGTGGACCGCTCGTCTACGCCGACGCCGACATCTCCTTCGGCCTGGCCGACGCCCTGCGCTTCGAACCGGACCTGGTGATTTCCACCGGCGGCACCGGCGCCTCCCCCACCGATGCCACCCCCGAGGCCACCCTGGCCCTGCTCGACCGGGAACTGCCCGGCGTCGCCGAGGCGATCCGGCAGCGCGGCACCGCGAAGTTCCCGCTGGCCGCGCTCAGCCGCGGCGTCGCCGGACTGGCCGGGCGCTCGGTGGTGGTGAACCTGCCGGGTTCCCCAGGCGGGGTGAAGGACGGCATCGCGGTCCTCGAACCGCTCCTCGATCATCTGCTCGCGCAAGTAGCCGGAGGCGGCAACCATGAGTGA